The following is a genomic window from Chryseobacterium sp. StRB126.
AAATACATTTGTATTAGGCCATTCTTTTTGAGCACCAAGATATTTAACAAAGATTGTATCTCTCATATTTCTTAATTCTACGAGATTTTTCTTTTGGGGTCCTCTTATTTCCCAGGTCCCTTTGTTGAACTGCATATCAATTGCTTTTCCCTGATGGTTGGTTGTAGTATAATTTTTAAATCTACATCTATACCCTGAAGAAAAGGAATCTATTTTGTAAGTAGTTTGCTTGCTAAAATAAAATTGTAATGCTTTGAATCCGAATAAAAGTGATCTATGAATCCCGGGATATTCATACTTATTGAATGCTTCAGTTTTAACAGTTCCTTTATATGTATTTTTTCCTGTTCCATCTCCAAATCCATTACAACTATTTGTTTCCTGAATACCTCTTAAAACGCTGGTTGCTTTTTTCCCTTTTGTAGAACAGCTACACATTAATTGTCCCCAATGAGCTGGGCTAATATCAAAGTTTTTAGAAAACTCATCAATTGCCCTTAACACATTTCCACATACTTTACCCGTTTCAGGAACTTTCATATAGTCTTTCTGAAACTGCTTAACCATTTTTTCTGTTCTGTCTGTAAATTTATCTGTGGGTACATTTCCTCCAAATCCAGATAAACGAATATTGATTTCTCTTATCAGTTCACTAGGTGGAGCGTTTTTGTCAATACAGAATTTTCCGCCGCAATTCTTAGGATCGGCTTTGGGCTGATTCTGTACTCCACTTGGAGTAGTTCCATTGTTTTGTGGTTTCGGAGCTGCAAGGATATCTACATCAATCGTCTGAGATTTAGACGAAAGATTCAGGAAAATAACTTCTGCGAAGATTTCCTGTTGTCCCCCTTTCCAATATTCACCACTATCAGGATTTCTCGGATTATTTCCTACATCTCCGGTTTTCTGCATCGCAGGAGTAAGCGGCATTGAAAGGTTTATTTTATCAGCCAGAAAAGTGTGTTCATGGCTATACAACAGATCATTATCTCCTACGAGGTCATGTTCCCATATTTTAAGGATATATTTTTTCCCTACAAGGTTTTTAGATTCTATATGAACAATTATAGTTTCTCCATATTTAGGGTTTTTACTAAACTCTTTACCGTTTTTATCAGTTAGTTTTATCTTAGTAATGACTCCTTTTTTATCTGGTTGATTATTAGGTGAAGTAGGTCTTGTTGATCCTCTTGGAGAACCCGGTTGGGGTTGTGGATTGCCTTTTGGCGGAGTATTAGGTGCCTTATACTCCGGATTATCAGCAGTAGCATTATCTGAGGCTTTTAGTTTTCCATTATACTCAGCCGTAACATAATATTCATGTTGCTTTTTATCATCTTCTCTTTGATTGGCAAGAGCGATATAGGTATTAAGGAGTGTGAAATTCCAACGGGCATTTCCTTGGCTGTCTACCAAAATAGGCGGAGATTTTGCAATAGATTGATTTTTGTTATTGTGTCCATCACCATTTTCATCATCTTCCCAAAGTGTGAAAATAATATGTTCTCCTGAAAGTCCCTGACATTTAGCCGTTGCTGTGAGGCGATCCTTATAGCTTAATTTTTTGTTAACAGCCGTACCATCCTGATAAGTAAGTTTTACGCTAAGAATATCTTTTGCTGTAGTGGGTTGCTGTTCATTCTTTTGAGGCTGTACAATAATAGACATAGGTTCTTTCCCTTCCGGACTATTAAGATATCCTTCAACCCGGAATGTTTCCTGCCAGGAATCTTTACCAAAAGTAAATTCACCAACCTTTTTCTTAATGTTCGTTGTGGTAAATTGGCCATCCGGTCTTTTCCTGAACAACTCCCAGGTAATAAGGGATTCATTTCGTTCATTAGGTGGGGTGTCAGGATACCATTCTGTTACTTTATAGAGTGTCTTTACTCCTGTTTTTGGGGAAGTATTACCAGAGATTCTTAAAACGCCTTTTTTTGCCATGATCTTTAGTTTTTAGGATTACCAGGCGTATGCCTCTTGTTCATCAGTTTCTGCCTTGAATTTGTCAAAATTTACAACGGGGTTATACACCTGTTGCTCTTGGCTGTCAGCGTTGTTAACCTGGCTTTTGCCCGTTTCGTTTTGTTGGCCATGTTTTAAGATGGTAATTTTTCCGCCTGTACTACACATCAGTTCGGAGATTTCTGTCAGACAACTTTTTCCCATAATCTTTACTTTTTCGTAAGGTTTTTGCCATTTTCCTGCAGGAGCATAAGCGCAGGGAAGATAACCTCCGGCAGTGGGTTTAAGTTTACATTGCCCAAAGGGTTGGGCAGGCGGATCAAGCTGTACATCGTCTTCTGTAACAGCAAGATAGTCTGCTTCTCCTTCCTTATTATTCCAATAATGCTTTTGCTGGCTGGTTACCTTAAATTTAGGAAACTTGAAGCCCTGGTTACATTGTACGGTTCCTTTCTGTATGATAAAGAACTTTCCATCATGAGGGCTTGAACTACTTTCGCCGTCTTTATCTTTCTTTTCTTCTTTTTGCTCTGCTTTTTCAGCTGATGGACTGTCGGATGATGATGCTTCTGAAGAAGGTTCTTCGCTAGTTCCTTTATCTTCTGCAGCTTCCTGAGACTCTGCAGCAGGTGAGCTTTGTAGAGCTTTCTCTTCAGCCATAAGCTGAGGATCTTCCGGAATCATTATTTTCTTTCCAGGGATTGGTTCCTGCATAACATCTTCCTCTGAACAGTGGAGGTTGTGATAGGTTTTTAAAACACTTTCGTTTTTCAGCTTAAATTGCTGGGCCAGCGAACTGAAGGTATCACCTTGCTGTATGACATAACTTTTCATATTATCCTTGTGTTATCGTGATGGTGTGTTGTTGAACTGATTCTGCTTCACGCCAGAGGTGCACATTTCCTGAAGCCTGAAGAAGGTTTTTATTTTTCTTGTGGGTGGTGTATTCAATGATAAATTCTCCTGAAACAGGATCTTCTGCTTCTTGATTGAATTTATGTCCTGATTTTATTTCCTGCAAACTGTAAAATTCTGTATTGCTTCCTCTCAGACTGGTTTTAATATGATCTTTGTTCTCGTCTTCTTGTACAATATTCATATTACAAGGTATTGAAAATGAATTTTGTAAAAAGTACAGGTTTTCGGTCCAATCTGTTTTCTTGTGGAACCAATCCATCTTAGGAAGTAAAACCTGAAAGACTAGTGTACTTTGAAATTGCTGCAGGAAAAACTCTTCATCTGCAATATTCTTTTCAAAAGTATCCATATATTTTTCAGCGATTTCTCCAATAAAGAAGTCCTGAAGATCCTTGCGTTTTTCAGCAAAGGTTTGAGTGACTTTTTTATGGTCTGCAAGCCCAATAATTTTACCCTGTTCATTAATAATAAAATCAATAGGCATGATGCTTTCCATACAGGTAATTGACAAACTGCTCATTTTAGCATCCGGCGGGTTTCCGTTTGATATAAAATGATCCTGGCTGTAAGATAATAGATAATGATTTCTATTTTTGTCTTTACGAACATTAAGATGTACACTATAATCTACGGTTAGAGAGGGTTCAAATGGGCTTTTAAAAGCTTCAGTGACTTTATATGTTTTTGCAAAAAAAGAATCTGATAATGGTGAAGAAGGAAGTGCGTTTTTTCTTTCCTGATCCTTTTGTTTTTCGGTTTTAACATAGATAGGAACGAAAACACTTTTAACCTCATTAAGGTTATCAAACCAAATCCTGTTCATTCTTTGACAATGGGAATTATGAAATAGCTTCAGTTCCTCGCCGGTTATGCCCAACCGGGAAGCTATGGAATTAAGGGTATCTCCGTTACGAACCTTATATTCTAAAAAATCAATATCCATTGAACGTGAATTATAGTATAAAACTATTAAAAAACTAAATTTGAAATGAATTTTTAAGGTTAAATTTTAAAAATTGTAGTAAAACTACGACAAAGGATTATCTGGAATTTTGATCCCCATCCATGAAAATATTTAATAATTTTGTGAGAAAGAGATGGGATGATGAGAGATAGAAACCATGAACGCTAAACATAATGATATGAAAAATAAATATTTACAGAGCTTTTTCATCCTGTTGATAACATTCCAGTTTGGATACGCAGGAAGTTTTCTTCATCATTTGGGAGATTCTTCTTTAAAAAAAGAGGATACGATAAGAATTAAGGAAAGCCTTAATGAAGAAGATATTGAAGCCAATGAGTATCTTAAAGACCGTTTGAAACCTATTCAGGCTAATTTTAAGAGAATCAACTCTATCACACAATGGACCACCATCAAAAAGAAAAATATTGAAGGCGAGTCTGCGGAAGGCGGAGAAGCAACCTATTACTATAAAAACAAGCGCCTGGAAAAGATTATGGCCAGACATTATGGAGAGATGGGACAAGTTCTTATTGAATATTATCTGCTCAACGGAAAGGTATCTTTTGTTTTTGTAAAAGACTATGAGTACAATCGTCCACTATTTTATGATGCAAAAGTAATGAAAGAAAATAATGATACGGAAGTTTTTGATTTTGGAAAATCGGAGATTACAGAAACCAGGAATTATTTTGAAAAAGGAACCCTGATCCATATTGTAAATAGTCAGGATTGTGGAGCGCCATTCAGTGGAAGTTATATGGCTGAAGAAGAGAAAAGTATAGAGGATGCCTTTGCAAGACTTGTAAAACTGGAGAAGGTAAAATAAAAGTTTTCATTTTGTTATATAAGTGCCAATGGTTCATTTTTTATCTTTAAAATCTTAGATGCTCTTCTTAAGCATGAATTCTTAAACTTAAAAACTTTAAGTGTTTAAAACCTTTTGCAACTTTTTTTGGGGGGTAAAAATGAAGTTTATTTCATCTCTTTAATAAGGGTAAGGCGTTCCTCAACCTCTTTGATCCTACTGATCCAGTAATTAATACCCTCCTGATTGGTCACTGTTTTCTTAAAAGCATCCCGGTTTACTGTCC
Proteins encoded in this region:
- a CDS encoding PAAR-like protein; this translates as MKSYVIQQGDTFSSLAQQFKLKNESVLKTYHNLHCSEEDVMQEPIPGKKIMIPEDPQLMAEEKALQSSPAAESQEAAEDKGTSEEPSSEASSSDSPSAEKAEQKEEKKDKDGESSSSPHDGKFFIIQKGTVQCNQGFKFPKFKVTSQQKHYWNNKEGEADYLAVTEDDVQLDPPAQPFGQCKLKPTAGGYLPCAYAPAGKWQKPYEKVKIMGKSCLTEISELMCSTGGKITILKHGQQNETGKSQVNNADSQEQQVYNPVVNFDKFKAETDEQEAYAW
- a CDS encoding LysM peptidoglycan-binding domain-containing protein — protein: MDIDFLEYKVRNGDTLNSIASRLGITGEELKLFHNSHCQRMNRIWFDNLNEVKSVFVPIYVKTEKQKDQERKNALPSSPLSDSFFAKTYKVTEAFKSPFEPSLTVDYSVHLNVRKDKNRNHYLLSYSQDHFISNGNPPDAKMSSLSITCMESIMPIDFIINEQGKIIGLADHKKVTQTFAEKRKDLQDFFIGEIAEKYMDTFEKNIADEEFFLQQFQSTLVFQVLLPKMDWFHKKTDWTENLYFLQNSFSIPCNMNIVQEDENKDHIKTSLRGSNTEFYSLQEIKSGHKFNQEAEDPVSGEFIIEYTTHKKNKNLLQASGNVHLWREAESVQQHTITITQG